ATCGGAGGAGTTTGCACATGAAGATCCGGCCGCTGCACGACCGCGTCATCATCAAGCGCGTCGAAGAGGAGGAGAAGACCAAGGGAGGCCTCTACATCCCCGACTCCGCCAAGGAGAAGCCGCTCGAGGGCAAGGTGATCGCCGTCGGGAACGGGAAGATCCTGGAGGACGGCAAGGTCCGCCCCCTCGACATCAAGGCGGGCGACCGCGTCCTCTTCTCCAAGTACGCAGGTACGGAGATCAAGGTCGAGGGCGAGGACCACCTGATGCTCCGCGAGGACGACGTCCTCGGGGTCATCGAGGCCTAAGCTTCTCCCCAATCCCATTCGCCGGCGCCCTCGTTGGCTGCCGGAGATAGAGGTATCAAGACATGGCAAAGGACATCCTTTTCAACGCACGCGCGCGTGAGTCGATCCTCCGCGGCGTGAACACCCTCGCCGACGCGGTGAAGGTGACCCTCGGCCCCAAGGGCCGGAACGTCGTCATCGAGAAGTCGTTCGGCTCCCCCACGATCACCAAGGACGGCGTCACCGTCGCCAAGGAGATCGAGCTCGAGAACAAGTTCGAGAACATGGGCGCCCAGATGGTGAAGGAGGTCGCCTCGAAGACCTCCGACGTCGCCGGTGACGGCACCACCACCGCGACCGTGCTCGCCCAGGCGATCTACCGCGAGGGCTCCAAGCTCGTCGCCGCCGGCCATAACCCGATGTCGATCAAGCGCGGCGTCGACAAGGCCGTCGCCGCGATCACCGAGGAGCTCAAGGCCCTCTCCAAGCCGACGAAGGACCAGAAGGAGATCGCCCAGGTCGGCACCATCTCGGCCAACGGCGACACCACCATCGGCGCGATCATCGCCGAGGCGATGCAGAAGGTCGGCAAGGAAGGCGTGATCACGGTCGAGGAGGCCAAGGGCCTCGAGACCACCCTCGACGTCGTCGAGGGCATGCAGTTCGATCGCGGCTACCTCTCGCCGTACTTCGTCACCGACCCGGAGCGGATGGAGGTCGCCCTCGAGGATCCCTACATCCTCATCAACGAGAAGAAGATCTCGTCGATGAAGGACCTCCTCCCGATCCTCGAGCAGGTGGCTCGCTCCGGCAAGCCGCTCCTCATCATCGCCGAGGACATCGAGGGTGAGGCGCTCGCCACGCTCGTGGTGAACAAGCTCCGCGGCACCCTGCACGTGGCCGCCGTCAAGGCCCCGGGCTTCGGCGACCGCCGCAAGGCCATGCTCGAGGACATCGCCACCCTCACGGGCGGCACCATGATCGCCGAGGACCTCGGCATCAAGCTCGAGACCATCACCCTCAAGGACATGGGCCGGGCCAAGCGGATCACGATCGACAAGGACAACACCACGATCGTCGACGGCGCCGGTGAGAAGGGCAAGATCGAGGCGCGCGTGAAGCAGATCCGCGTCCAGATCGAGGAGACCTCCTCCGACTACGACCGCGAGAAGCTCCAGGAGCGCCTCGCCAAGCTGGTCGGCGGCGTCGCCGTCATCAACGTCGGTGCCTCCACCGAGACCGAGATGAAGGAGAAGAAGGGCCGCGTCGAGGACGCTCTCCACGCGACCCGCGCTGCCGTCGAGGAGGGCATCGTCCCCGGCGGCGGTGTCGCCCTCATCCGCGCCCTCTCCGCCCTCGACAAGGTCACGGTCCTGGCCGAGGAGAAGTTCGGCGTCGACATCGTGCGCCGCGCCGTCGAGGAGCCCCTCCGCCAGATCTCCGAGAACGGTGGCCTCGAGGGCTCCGTCGTCGTGAACGCCGTCAAGGCCGGCAAGGGCCCCTACGGCTTCAACGCCGCCACCGGCGAGTACGAGGACCTGGTCGCCGCCGGCGTCATCGACCCGACCAAGGTGTCGCGCACCGCGCTGCAGAACGCCGCGTCGGTCGCCTCCCTCATGCTCACCACCGAGGCCATGATCGCCGAGAAGCCCAAGGAGAAGGAAGACATGGGCGGCGGCGGGATGCCCGGCGGAATGGGCGGCATGGGCGGCATGATGTAATCGGCGCCCCGGAAGCCCTTTGCGCCGACCGGCCTGGTCGTCGCAGAGGGCTCCCAGCCCGCAGAACCGAACGGCCCCTCGCCCATCGCGGCATCGGGCCGTTCGTCGTTTTCGGATCGTTCCAACGGTCTCCGCCCTCATCATGAAAGTGCCGCGAGGCTTCCGCGTCGACGAGGTCCAGTGTTCCCGTCTCCTGGGTGCGATCGCGACGTCGATGTGCCTCGGCGCGATCGCTCGCGCCGATTTCGATGGCTCGGGCATCGTGGACAAGCAAGACCTGTCGCTGCTCCTCTCTTGCCTGGGGACCGTCCGCTTCATTTCCTACGACGCAGACGACGGCCCCAGTGCCGACGATGCCCGTCGCACCGCGGAGTGTGGAGTAACCGACGTGGACCGGGACGGGATCGTGACGCTCGAGGACCTCGCCATCGCGACGAGCATGCTGGGGATGCCTCCCGGCCCCAGCGCCAAGTCCAGGATCTAGATGGATTTCGAGTAACACCGTCGGTTGCGCCCCTGCATAGTTATGCCTCGCCAAATGGAGAAAATGATGTTGGACATGAGGAATTTGGGAGTAATGGGCGTGCTCTTCGTGCTCGTGACAGGCTCGACGGCCCTGGGCTGTCGAGCTACGGAACAGGCGCCGGATCATGGCCAGGGCGGAGGAGGCCAGGGCGGAGGAGGCCAGGGCGGAGGAGGCCAAGGGGGAGGAGGCCAAGGGGGAGGAGGCCACGGAGGAGGAGGCCACGGAGGAGTAGGCCAGGGTGGAGGACAGGCCGGGGTCGGTGGCGGCATGGCCGGAACTGGTGGTGACGAGGAGAAGAACTGCCACCACACCTACGCCGGGTCGGCGGCGGCGGCCTGCGAATCAGGCGAGATGGCGATGGACTGGCCTGCTCGGCTGCCCCACGCCGGGTTCGGTTGGAATTTCGGCGATCCGATCTTAGGAGCCGAGGGAATCGTCACGTCGGTCGACGGGAAGACGATGGTCATCGCGGGAGTGAAGGATAGGCCCTCTAGCTTCCAATGGATCGAGACCCTCGAAGATAAGTTCGCGATCGGTGAAGTCGTACGTGTCTGGTGGTCGCACTTCGGATTTTCAGTGGTCGCAGGGGTTTCCTGGACCGTTGCCCACGCCGACATCAACTGGACGGAGACTGTAGACCCGGACATTTGGTCCGCCGATGCTCCGGATGTTTGGTTTTATCCGATCTGCCTTCCCGTGCACATACTAGGATGCCCAAACGATACCCTTTACGGATTGCGGATCGGTTCGACCGACCTCGAAATTTTTCCCGGACATCAGCAAAATGTGGATGGATGGGAAATCTCATTTCATGGCGCCGTGTTCGTCGGACCCTTTACCGACGAGAATGGAACGTACGAGAGCTTCTTCATTGGTGCGGTGTCCATGTGGCGGGCCT
The Vulgatibacter incomptus DNA segment above includes these coding regions:
- the groL gene encoding chaperonin GroEL (60 kDa chaperone family; promotes refolding of misfolded polypeptides especially under stressful conditions; forms two stacked rings of heptamers to form a barrel-shaped 14mer; ends can be capped by GroES; misfolded proteins enter the barrel where they are refolded when GroES binds) codes for the protein MAKDILFNARARESILRGVNTLADAVKVTLGPKGRNVVIEKSFGSPTITKDGVTVAKEIELENKFENMGAQMVKEVASKTSDVAGDGTTTATVLAQAIYREGSKLVAAGHNPMSIKRGVDKAVAAITEELKALSKPTKDQKEIAQVGTISANGDTTIGAIIAEAMQKVGKEGVITVEEAKGLETTLDVVEGMQFDRGYLSPYFVTDPERMEVALEDPYILINEKKISSMKDLLPILEQVARSGKPLLIIAEDIEGEALATLVVNKLRGTLHVAAVKAPGFGDRRKAMLEDIATLTGGTMIAEDLGIKLETITLKDMGRAKRITIDKDNTTIVDGAGEKGKIEARVKQIRVQIEETSSDYDREKLQERLAKLVGGVAVINVGASTETEMKEKKGRVEDALHATRAAVEEGIVPGGGVALIRALSALDKVTVLAEEKFGVDIVRRAVEEPLRQISENGGLEGSVVVNAVKAGKGPYGFNAATGEYEDLVAAGVIDPTKVSRTALQNAASVASLMLTTEAMIAEKPKEKEDMGGGGMPGGMGGMGGMM
- the groES gene encoding co-chaperone GroES, which encodes MKIRPLHDRVIIKRVEEEEKTKGGLYIPDSAKEKPLEGKVIAVGNGKILEDGKVRPLDIKAGDRVLFSKYAGTEIKVEGEDHLMLREDDVLGVIEA